One window of the Sparus aurata chromosome 17, fSpaAur1.1, whole genome shotgun sequence genome contains the following:
- the LOC115568097 gene encoding zinc finger BED domain-containing protein 1-like, with protein MAAAMKPGLLQGKFFFKKLPNGDLDKTKVVCTLCKAELVYCRSSSSLKYHLNAKHPLAEVEGAGASTDVAPGKSRVRQTTMFECNRGKPVSTALSAKLTNLLAHWIALNCRPISVVEDEGLELLLQAATGDPSYKLPARRTILRRINDQHTAEKAAKEEKLAGATCVALTGDHWSSVNNENYLGVTVHLIDASWELHSFALGVMKTEERHLAEACARQFLDVANQWAIADKITTIGTDSAPNMIAAGRILPFEHLPCIAHLVQRAIVMSLRDGGFDGVLAKCRKVVGHFKHNPANSDELNAQQASLEQAQESLVQDVPTRWNSTLAMIKRLRRNRDAVHATLSQQSHRLTLPTNAEYEKLAKLEELLEPCRYITELLGGEKYVSCSVVLPALCHLQQAMKISDEDPAYIVRFKAAFTKDLNQRREKTNLEWLKVATALDPRFKDLKCLPRAEREPVWAKLSELVRGEESALQLPKTENPEPPKKKTALLLMASESESEEETPVDNAVERYKVEPSASLDQCPLKWWSEHTAVHGKMAHIARKYLGTPATTVPCERLFSLAGHIVQKRRSSLSPENVNKLVCLSDWWKEER; from the exons ATGGCTGCTGCTATGAAGCCCGGGTTGCTTCAGGGcaaattttttttcaagaagCTTCCCAATGGAGACCTCGACAAGACTAAGGTTGTATGCACCTTGTGCAAAGCAGAATTAGTTTATTGTAGGAGTTCGTCGAGTCTGAAGTACCACCTAAATGCGAAGCATCCATTAGCTGAAGTGGAAGGTGCCGGGGCAAGCACTGATGTAGCCCCGGGGAAAAGTCGTGTTCGTCAAACTACAATGTTCGAATGCAACCGTGGCAAGCCCGTCAGCACAGCTCTATCAGCTAAGCTAACGAACCTCCTAGCTCATTGGATTGCCCTCAACTGCCGGCCTATCAGCGTGGTCGAGGATGAGGGGCTGGAGCTTCTCCTCCAGGCGGCCACAGGTGACCCATCTTATAAACTACCTGCGAGGCGAACTATTTTAAGGAGAATCAATGACCAGCACACCGCAGAGAAAGCCGCGAAAGAGGAGAAATTGGCTGGGGCGACTTGTGTAGCACTGACTGGGGATCATTGGTCATCTGTCAACAACGAAAACTACCTTGGCGTTACTGTACACCTCATCGATGCCAGCTGGGAACTTCACTCGTTCGCCCTAG GTGTGATGAAAACAGAGGAGCGTCACTTGGCAGAAGCGTGTGCCAGGCAGTTTCTCGACGTCGCTAATCAGTGGGCTATAGCTGACAAAATCACCACTATTGGAACAGACAGCGCCCCCAACATGATAGCAGCAGGAAGGATACTGCCATTCGAGCATTTGCCCTGCATTGCGCATCTTGTACAGAGGGCCATTGTAATGTCACTTCGTGACGGTGGTTTTGATGGTGTACTGGCCAAGTGCCGTAAAGTGGTTGGACATTTCAAACACAATCCGGCCAACTCAGACGAGCTGAATGCCCAGCAAGCCTCCCTTGAACAAGCCCAGGAGTCACTCGTGCAAGACGTTCCAACACGTTGGAATTCCACCCTCGCGATGATCAAGCGCTTGAGGCGCAACAGAGACGCAGTGCACGCAACGCTGTCCCAGCAGAGCCACAGACTGACCCTCCCAACAAATGCTGAATATGAGAAGTTGGCAAAGCTTGAGGAACTGCTAGAGCCATGCAG gtacatCACTGAGCTCCTTGGTGGGGAAAAGTATGTATCCTGCTCTGTGGTTCTCCCTGCCCTGTGCCACCTTCAGCAAGCGATGAAGATCTCAGATGAGGATCCTGCCTACATTGTGCGATTCAAGGCTGCCTTCACCAAGGACCTCAACCAGCggagggagaaaacaaactTGGAATGGCTGAAG gTGGCTACTGCTTTGGATCCACGATTTAAGGACCTCAAGTGCCTGcccagagcagagagggagccAGTGTGGGCAAAGCTGAGTGAGTTGGTGAGGGGAGAAGAATCTGCTCTGCAGCTGCCCAAGACGGAGAACCCTGAGCCACCCAAGAAGAAAACAGCCCTGCTACTGATGGCATCAGAGTCAGAGTCGGAAGAGGAGACACCAGTAGACAATGCTGTGGAGAGGTACAAGGTAGAGCCCAGTGCTAGCTTGGATCAGTGTCCACTGAAGTGGTGGTCAGAGCACACTGCTGTCCATGGTAAGATGGCCCACATTGCCCGGAAGTACTTGGGGACTCCTGCCACTACTGTCCCATGTGAGAGACTGTTCTCATTAGCAGGCCATATTGTACAGAAGAGGCGATCTAGTTTGTCACCAGAAAATGTGAACAAGCTGGTATGTCTGAGTGACTGGTGGAAGGAGGAGAGGTAG
- the LOC115568094 gene encoding uncharacterized protein LOC115568094 has translation MGSQRARGAVPKEMTRGERGEEDGVGVYIVRSGRSSGSETMGNLGGKFRRTTVQHVEKVETMSTKKKLCEMLNDLSAEELEAFKSLIELEKSFPLFSREQLKVTKTQDIVELMVETYSQECLELTKHVLKNMNRTDLVQSCTDTEEKHRPSLMQKVETTVSVVALLLETLNDLSDAEFKRFKQEVTSDFEPGIYSTVGSMKQMAANIPMLLAVADMQDTACLMVQNYGQKSLNMTKEILEEMRRTDLVQRLSDSSSRPEKSLSSEHQSALIHKMVTMVAVKELLSETINDLSSEESKNLKWFVQFTSFQRSLPDIQLGLVQKTDSTDVLVDMMVKKYGLKSVDIISEIFMDMNRTDLVQRLSETSSPPKAAAGSSAEVFGVNTTEKEKHSVEEDWPALIQRVESMESVIELLLETLKDLSVTELRRIMSNILKLPHIRRHSHISYREMTATGIQDTVFIIVLTDGQQSVETIKDWLEKMERTDLVQRLSDRSSGSKKKHSADEHRSALIHRVATIAAANELLSETLNDLNDEELHEFKKFLQSTVVLKDLPDISWSSGSSADREKILGEMVRTYGRQSLELTREVLMDMKRTDLVQRLSKPSSGEKRFVDEHRPAPSDRAAVKAAVKKIILETLKGLGHIKLNKFKWLLQFTNFQRSLPQISWVLTGSHPRLVDRGGLLVHQLVETCGQQSVEVTKEVLMDMNRTDLVKRLSEASSVLEGPSRRLEHEGCGSTLQDSSDWTKLEPEVNSADADDSPTYSLQSEAGNFECSVSGLRWVCKEKVSFKYQFCSWEEPMERMESMKYMLAGPLIDITVNAGKLDEVFLPHWICIDDNPEIRDKFAVLHIDDCGDVVEKVAEVTSSHVKLSEPVFSPRAVLMKVGVPVKINCNVLIYKTNTAFLTLHVYLIPCDPGLQQELNRRQLSSGYRVIQKPHPEKSLKMGDRFILTADSDDAKIYPENLKLRYKSRFPNFFEVYIEKPDTDFTLSLAQKNERQSVWTREIRKDEYQSTGHKQVEHFVDKHQCDLIARVCNTGPILDNLLREGVIQQEDYDTIGIIPTTQERMRKLFSGPLKAGGQAAKDVFFRILEEKESYLVADLKRKET, from the exons atggggtCTCAGCGCGCAAGGGGGGCTGTCCCGAAGGAGATGACCCGcggtgagagaggagaggaagacgggGTGGGTGTGTACATAGTCAG GAGCGGGAGGAGTTCTGGATCTGAGACAATGGGAAACTTGGGAGGTAAATTCAGGCGTACGACTGTCCAACATGTAGAAAAG GTGGAAACAATGTCCACTAAGAAGAAGCTTTGTGAAATGTTGAATGATTTGAGCGCTGAGGAGCTTGAAGCATTCAAGTCACTCATTGAACTGGAGAAAAGTTTCCCACTCTTCTCAAGGGAGCAACTCAAAGTGACAAAGACACAGGACATCGTGGAGCTGATGGTGGAGACGTACAGCCAGGAGTGTTTGGAGTTGACCAAACATGTCTTAAAGAACATGAACAGGACCGATCTGGTGCAGAGTTGTACTGACACCGAAG AGAAACATCGGCCTTCACTGATGCAGAAA GTGGAAACGACGGTGTCTGTTGTAGCGCTGCTTCtggaaacactgaatgatttgaGTGATGCAGAGTTCAAGAGGTTCAAGCAGGAAGTGACTTCAGATTTTGAACCGGGAATTTATTCAACCGTCGGTTCGATGAAGCAGATGGCAGCAAACATCCCAATGCTGCTGGCAGTAGCAGACATGCAGGACACAGCGTGTTTAATGGTCCAGAACTACGGTCAGAAGTCTTTGAATATGACAAAGGAGATTCTTGAGGAGATGAGAAGAACTGATCTGGTGCAGAGGTTGTCAGACAGCAGCTCAAGGCCCGAAA AGAGTCTCTCCAGTGAACAccagtctgctctgatccaCAAA ATGGTGACGATGGTGGCTGTTAAAGAGCTGCTTTCAGAAACAATCAATGATCTGAGTTCTGAAGAGTCAAAGAACTTGAAGTGGTTTGTGCAGTTCACGTCCTTCCAGAGGAGCCTTCCAGACATCCAGTTGGGACTAGTGCAGAAGACAGACAGTACAGACGTACTGGTGGATATGATGGTGAAGAAATACGGTCTAAAGTCTGTGGACATAATCAGCGAGATTTTCATGGACATGAACCGGACTGATCTGGTGCAGAGGCTGTCAGAGACCAGCTCACCACCCAAAG ctgctgcaggatcaTCAGCTGAAGTTTTTGGTGTGAATACCACAGAGAAAG agAAACACTCTGTGGAAGAAGATTGGCCTGCACTGATCCAGAGA gtggaaTCGATGGAGTCTGTTATAGAGctgcttttggaaacactgaaagaTTTGAGTGTCACAGAGTTAAGGAGGATCATGTCTAACATACTGAAGCTACCTCACATCCGCAGGCATTCACACATCTCATATAGAGAGATGACTGCAACAGGCATACAGGACACAGTGTTTATAATAGTGCTGACCGACGGCCAGCAGTCTGTGGAGACAATCAAGGATTGGTtagagaagatggagaggactGATCTGGTGCAGAGGTTGTCGGACAGAAGCTCAGGATCCAAAA agaAACACTCTGCAGATGAACACCGCTCTGCACTGATCCACAGA GTAGCAACAATAGCAGCTGCAAACGAGCTGCTTTCAGAAACCCTGAATGATTTGAAtgatgaagagcttcatgaATTCAAGAAGTTCCTGCAGTCGACTGTCGTCCTGAAGGACCTCCCAGATATCTCATGGAGTTCAGGAtcctcagcagacagagaaaaaatatTGGGTGAGATGGTTCGAACCTACGGCCGACAGTCCTTGGAGTTAACCAGGGAGGTTTTAATGGACATGAAGAGGACTGATCTGGTTCAGAGGTTGTCAAAGCCCAGCTCAGGag AGAAACGTTTTGTGGATGAACATCGACCTGCACCGTCTGATAGA gcagCAGTGAAAGCAGCTGTTAAAAAGATTATTTTGGAAACCCTGAAGGGTTTAGGTCACATAAAGCTCAATAAATTCAAGTGGTTGCTGCAGTTCACAAACTTCCAGAGGAGCCTCCCACAAATCAGCTGGGTGTTAACAGGGAGTCACCCTCGGTTGGTAGACAGGGGAGGGCTACTAGTGCATCAGTTGGTGGAGACCTGTGGCCAGCAGTCTGTGGAGGTGACCAAGGAGGTTCTCATGGACATGAACAGGACCGATCTGGTGAAAAGGCTGTCAGAGGCCAGCTCAGTGCTCGAAG GGCCTTCAAGAAGACTGGAACATGAGGGTTGTGGAAGCACTTTG CAGGACTCCAGTGACTGGACTAAACTTGAACCTGAAGTGAACAGTGCAGATGCAGATGATTCTCCAACTTACAG CCTTCAGTCTGAAGCAGGAAACTTTGAATGCAGTGTCTCTGGTTTGCGCTGGGTCTGTAAGGAGAAGGTCAGTTTTAAGTACCAGTTTTGCTCTTGGGAGGAACCtatggagaggatggagagcaTGAAATACATGCTTGCAGGTCCCCTTATTGACATTACAGTCAATGCTGGGAAGCTGGATGAAGTGTTCCTGCCACACTGGATCTGCATAG ATGACAACCCTGAAATAAGAGACAAGTTTGCAGTTCTACACATCgatgactgtggagatgttgtGGAAAAAGTGGCTGAGGTCACTTCGTCACATGTCAAGTTATCAGAACCAGTTTTTTCTCCCAGAGCAGTCCTGATGAAAGTCGGTGTTCCAGTGAAAATAAACTGTAATGTGTTGATATATAAGACCAACACGGCATTCCTGACGCTCCATGTTTATCTGATCCCGTGTGATCCTGGACTACAACAG gaattgaacaggagacagttatCATCTGGATACAGAGTGATCCAAAAGCCACATCCAGAGAAGTCCCTGAAAATGGGTGATCGCTTCATCCTTACAGCAGATTCGGATGATGCAAAAATTTATCCTGAG aactTAAAGCTCAGATATAAAAGCAGATTCCCAAATTTCTTCGAAGTCTACATTGAAAAGCCAGACACAGACTTCACGCTCAGCCTCGCACAGAAAAACGAGCGTCAGTCTGTATGGACCCGTGAAATCAGAAAAG ATGAATATCAAAGCACCGGCCATAAACAAG TGGAGCACTTTGTGGATAAACACCAGTGTGATCTGATCGCACGAGTGTGCAATACAGGACCAATCTTGGATAATCTCCTCAGGGAAGGTGTAATCCAACAAGAAGACTATGATACAATTGGGATTATCCCGACCACTcaggagaggatgaggaaaCTCTTCAGCGGCCCCCTGAAAGCTGGAGGTCAAGCAGCCAAAGACGTCTTCTTCAGAATCCTTGAGGAGAAGGAGTCATATCTTGTCGCTGACCTCAAGAGGAAGGAGACATAA